Sequence from the Bacteroidia bacterium genome:
CTGTAGTTTTGTTAGCAGGGGTAGTTCCCCAAAAATCTTTTTTGTGCATTTTGCCCAAAACCAACCCCCATATTTGTGCATTATCACAAACTGACCCGTATGTGCAATATGCACAAAAACAGTCGTAGTTAAGTCTGTCCAATTTGTGCAATTGTTTTTTACTTTATCTTTACATACTATTGATTATTTGATACAATAGTACTATCAAATAAGTGATGTGCAAAGCACAGAAAGGCAAAAAAAATGAAAAAGAAAGTTGACAACAAATTTAGTTCCTTGTCCTTATACGTCATCATGTTGACGTTTGAGGACAAAAAACCGCTCTTAAAGGGCGGGATAACTACCGACGTAGAGCGTCGGCTATCCGAACTCCGTAGAAAAAACAAGGCTACGACGGCAATTGTCGTTGATACTTGTAAATTAGCAAATTTTAATACTGAAAAAGTCAATGATAAAGTCAGCAAATTATCATTGACGGCAAAGTATGCACCTGCTGAAAATGCTATGTTGAAAGCGATTACTGATGCCGGTTAT
This genomic interval carries:
- a CDS encoding GIY-YIG nuclease family protein, which translates into the protein MKKKVDNKFSSLSLYVIMLTFEDKKPLLKGGITTDVERRLSELRRKNKATTAIVVDTCKLANFNTEKVNDKVSKLSLTAKYAPAENAMLKAITDAGYSRLKMDNTESEYFELTSDVVEVEFNYIIRTPMSKTIRLRA